One window from the genome of Saccharicrinis carchari encodes:
- a CDS encoding DEAD/DEAH box helicase has translation MDKFIVVLTKNRHLGMLAVPYLAEDLADSSSLTLNEKVNTENPVCHGYDFSAKELDLLKTLNKLSDRYLFRLFSKDDSIKAFYDNLDQNNFEKFIRPHIEKYMSVCFDKLAKCPQVPIYFKDSGYSNLYKSDVISIYEKDVEPVFYFDLTGDGLDYSLKLKLAKGDLALTHKKPIIITHSPCTLLIREKLYRIPGTDSKKFLPFFEKKHIKVAWRSVPKYMDTFVTNAIKNHHVVASGFTINEDDTRPTASLWLERDITHLTVLVLKFKYAQKEYLANSHSGVAVQLNHQNNKPGYDNYVFTKYQRDITWENSIVNLLTSLGLKQRSGAQFVPYEESETAETTVSIVSWLQENRNTLHKKGVPVIQKKLDSKYFIGDFSCHFESVKKSDWFDLQMRVKVGEFEIPFMKLRKCIINGINEYHLPNEQIFIIPQEWFTKYGDILTYAEEKDGKIRLSRMRYGLLDHPTDQKYTDIKSISSQSDIPVPASLNATLRSYQLQGYKWMHYLHENNFGGILADDMGLGKTLQTITLLLKIYERHGLKPNETRPPQQINLFEPSTIEGFNTSALPTSLIAMPTSLIHNWLSEFKKFAPSLKVYIYTGANRLKSKEIGRIIRHYHVVLTSYGIVRNDIEYLQHYKFHYFILDESQYIKNPGSKIYQAITQINCHKKIALTGTPIENALTDLWAQMNFVNKGLLGGLSFFKRQFVTPISKANSEEQEEKLQRLISPFILRRTKDKVATELPPISEQVVYCDMTKEQKKIYESEKSGIRNELLKTFENQSTDKSTFLALQGLTRLRQMANHPRLVDAEYKGESGKFNLIINNLKSIVQEKHKVLVFSSFVKDLELIEEVLLKQKINYSKLTGSTKNRQQVVDYFEKTNDCRIFLISLKAGGVGLNLISADYVFMLNPWWNPAAEAQAINRAHRIGQTKSVFVYRFISTGSIEEKIKKMQEHKSELADTFINSNNPFKNLDETEIKALFL, from the coding sequence ATGGATAAATTCATTGTTGTACTAACCAAAAACAGGCATCTGGGCATGCTTGCTGTACCTTATCTTGCCGAAGATCTGGCAGATTCGTCGTCCTTGACCCTGAACGAAAAGGTAAACACGGAGAACCCGGTGTGCCACGGATACGATTTTTCGGCCAAGGAACTGGATTTGTTAAAAACACTAAACAAACTGAGCGACAGGTACCTATTCAGGTTATTTTCGAAGGACGATAGTATAAAAGCATTTTATGACAATCTGGATCAAAATAATTTTGAAAAATTCATCCGACCACATATTGAAAAATACATGTCGGTCTGTTTCGATAAACTGGCCAAATGTCCGCAGGTTCCTATTTATTTTAAGGATAGTGGGTACAGCAACCTCTACAAATCGGATGTAATATCGATTTACGAAAAAGATGTGGAGCCGGTTTTTTATTTCGACCTAACGGGAGATGGCCTCGATTATTCCTTAAAGCTTAAGCTGGCCAAAGGCGACCTTGCTTTAACGCACAAAAAACCCATCATCATTACCCATTCGCCCTGCACCTTGCTCATCCGCGAGAAACTTTATCGCATACCCGGCACCGACAGTAAAAAATTCTTGCCTTTTTTTGAGAAAAAACATATTAAAGTAGCATGGCGCAGCGTGCCCAAATACATGGATACTTTTGTGACCAATGCCATAAAAAACCATCACGTGGTTGCCTCTGGCTTCACCATTAACGAAGATGACACCCGACCTACCGCTTCTTTGTGGTTAGAACGCGACATCACCCACCTTACTGTTTTGGTTTTGAAGTTCAAGTATGCTCAAAAAGAATATCTGGCCAATAGCCATTCCGGCGTTGCTGTTCAACTTAACCATCAAAATAATAAACCAGGTTACGATAATTATGTGTTCACCAAATACCAACGGGATATTACCTGGGAAAACAGCATCGTAAACTTGCTTACCTCCCTGGGACTGAAGCAAAGGAGCGGAGCCCAATTTGTTCCTTATGAAGAGTCGGAAACTGCCGAAACTACTGTTTCGATAGTAAGCTGGCTGCAGGAAAACAGGAATACACTACACAAAAAAGGAGTGCCTGTGATACAAAAAAAATTGGACAGCAAATATTTTATCGGCGATTTTAGTTGCCATTTCGAATCGGTAAAAAAAAGCGATTGGTTCGATTTGCAAATGAGGGTAAAGGTGGGGGAATTTGAAATTCCGTTTATGAAACTACGTAAATGCATTATTAATGGTATTAACGAATACCACTTACCCAATGAGCAAATATTTATTATACCGCAGGAATGGTTTACTAAGTATGGCGACATCCTCACCTATGCCGAAGAAAAGGATGGAAAGATAAGGTTAAGCAGGATGCGCTACGGCCTGCTTGACCATCCTACTGACCAAAAATATACAGATATAAAAAGCATATCCTCCCAATCGGATATCCCGGTACCCGCATCGCTCAATGCTACTTTGCGAAGCTATCAACTCCAGGGTTATAAATGGATGCATTATTTGCACGAAAATAATTTTGGGGGCATCCTGGCCGACGACATGGGCTTGGGCAAAACATTGCAAACCATTACCCTATTGCTCAAAATATATGAGCGCCATGGTTTAAAGCCAAACGAAACCCGGCCTCCGCAACAAATAAACCTGTTTGAACCCTCTACTATTGAAGGTTTTAATACGAGTGCGCTACCAACCAGCCTTATCGCCATGCCCACCTCACTGATACATAACTGGTTGAGCGAGTTTAAAAAATTCGCACCTTCCTTAAAAGTATATATCTACACCGGAGCAAACAGGTTAAAATCGAAGGAGATAGGCCGTATTATTCGTCACTATCATGTAGTACTGACTTCGTATGGCATCGTACGTAACGACATTGAATACCTGCAACATTACAAGTTTCATTATTTTATTTTAGATGAAAGCCAATACATCAAAAACCCCGGTTCAAAGATATATCAGGCCATTACGCAAATCAATTGCCACAAAAAAATAGCCCTTACCGGAACGCCTATTGAAAACGCCCTTACCGATCTATGGGCACAGATGAACTTTGTAAATAAAGGCTTATTGGGGGGGCTTAGCTTTTTTAAACGTCAGTTTGTAACACCCATTTCAAAAGCCAATAGCGAAGAACAGGAAGAAAAACTGCAAAGACTCATCTCGCCTTTTATTCTTAGAAGAACCAAGGACAAAGTGGCCACAGAACTACCACCCATAAGCGAACAAGTAGTTTATTGCGATATGACAAAAGAGCAAAAAAAAATATACGAATCAGAAAAGTCGGGCATACGAAACGAACTACTTAAAACCTTTGAAAACCAGAGCACTGACAAATCAACATTCCTGGCTCTGCAAGGCTTAACCCGATTGCGGCAAATGGCCAACCATCCCAGACTGGTAGATGCCGAATACAAAGGGGAATCGGGTAAATTTAACCTTATCATCAACAATCTGAAAAGTATTGTACAGGAAAAACATAAAGTACTTGTTTTTTCTTCCTTTGTTAAAGATTTAGAACTGATAGAAGAGGTGCTGCTGAAGCAAAAAATAAATTACAGTAAGCTTACAGGTAGCACCAAAAACCGCCAGCAGGTGGTAGATTACTTTGAAAAAACCAACGATTGCCGAATTTTCCTTATCTCGCTTAAAGCCGGAGGGGTGGGTTTAAACTTAATAAGTGCTGATTACGTTTTTATGCTGAACCCCTGGTGGAATCCGGCTGCCGAAGCACAAGCCATAAACAGGGCACATCGTATTGGACAAACAAAAAGCGTTTTTGTATATCGTTTTATTTCAACGGGTAGCATTGAAGAAAAAATTAAAAAAATGCAGGAACACAAATCCGAGTTGGCAGACACCTTTATCAATTCTAACAATCCGTTTAAAAACCTGGACGAAACCGAAATTAAAGCATTGTTTTTATAA
- a CDS encoding NAD(P)H-dependent oxidoreductase: protein MTHLIVYAHPSSDSFSNKLVNSIKSYSETLNKVVVRDLYAMGFNPVLTKKELEELKKGVLSEDVDREQAYIEEADIISFVYPLWWASFPAILKGYIDRVFSYGFAYRAGVDGIQGQLTGRGVVMHTSMGNGITKDDEENLLPNFTDTQGHQVFGFCDMEVMQHFFYPQIMTATEEEKQGYIDNTIEYYKELFISERN from the coding sequence ATGACACATTTGATTGTATATGCACATCCATCCTCCGATAGTTTCTCAAATAAATTGGTAAACAGTATAAAGTCCTATTCAGAAACCCTAAATAAAGTAGTAGTAAGAGATTTATATGCTATGGGTTTTAATCCTGTATTAACAAAAAAGGAATTAGAAGAATTAAAAAAAGGTGTGCTGTCCGAAGATGTGGATAGGGAACAAGCGTATATAGAGGAAGCCGATATTATCTCATTCGTTTATCCGCTTTGGTGGGCTTCATTTCCGGCCATCTTAAAAGGTTATATCGACCGGGTATTTTCGTATGGCTTTGCTTATCGCGCCGGTGTGGATGGTATTCAAGGACAGCTCACCGGGCGTGGAGTGGTGATGCACACCTCCATGGGTAACGGGATAACAAAGGACGACGAAGAAAACCTGTTGCCCAATTTCACCGATACACAGGGGCACCAGGTATTTGGTTTTTGCGATATGGAGGTAATGCAGCATTTTTTTTATCCGCAAATAATGACAGCCACCGAAGAAGAAAAGCAAGGTTACATTGACAATACCATCGAATACTACAAGGAGCTTTTTATTAGTGAGAGAAATTAA